Proteins found in one Candidatus Poribacteria bacterium genomic segment:
- a CDS encoding ABC transporter permease has translation MIVKKINIHWVATPVIILASAFVTNAIIMLLCHYNPLEAYQAAVSGAFGNSRKLGETLVKSTPFLMAGLSVAMAFRCGIWNIGAEGQFLIGALTATWFGTKLAPLFPQNTWIAVPICLCFATFAGGIWGLIPAVLKVTRGVNEVISTIMLNYVALHLVSLMIDGGPLQETAQRGPQSDRIVEWVFLPRLISPHRVHLGIVIAVILAIILTFVLFRTAFGYQLRAVGEGAAAAEAAGISIVQNTLRVFFISGALAGLGGAIELTALTRRLFLNFSPGYGYTAIAVALLAKLNPLVTVAAALLFGALTTGSYSMQREVGISDKVTFIMQATILLFVIGYGSVQLFRKRATAQE, from the coding sequence ATGATAGTAAAAAAAATCAATATTCACTGGGTCGCAACACCTGTTATAATTCTCGCGAGTGCCTTTGTCACAAACGCCATTATAATGTTGCTGTGTCATTATAACCCATTGGAAGCTTACCAAGCAGCAGTGAGCGGTGCGTTCGGTAATAGTAGGAAATTGGGAGAAACGCTGGTGAAAAGTACCCCGTTTCTGATGGCAGGACTCTCGGTTGCGATGGCATTTCGGTGTGGGATCTGGAATATTGGTGCCGAAGGACAATTTTTGATAGGCGCGTTAACGGCGACATGGTTTGGAACGAAGCTCGCTCCACTTTTCCCTCAAAACACGTGGATTGCTGTACCAATCTGCCTCTGCTTTGCCACATTCGCAGGCGGAATATGGGGACTCATTCCCGCCGTTCTTAAGGTGACACGTGGGGTCAACGAAGTTATCAGTACGATTATGTTGAACTACGTCGCTCTCCATCTGGTGAGTTTGATGATAGATGGCGGTCCATTGCAGGAAACAGCACAACGCGGTCCTCAGAGTGATCGGATCGTAGAGTGGGTGTTCCTCCCGCGGCTTATCTCACCGCATCGAGTCCACCTCGGCATTGTCATCGCTGTGATATTGGCGATCATCCTCACGTTTGTCCTCTTTCGGACAGCGTTTGGATACCAACTCCGGGCAGTCGGCGAGGGGGCTGCTGCAGCAGAAGCAGCAGGAATTTCGATTGTCCAGAACACACTCCGGGTCTTTTTTATCAGTGGTGCACTCGCAGGACTCGGTGGGGCAATTGAGCTGACAGCACTGACCCGTCGACTTTTCCTCAACTTTTCGCCCGGATACGGTTATACAGCAATTGCTGTTGCGCTGTTAGCGAAGTTGAATCCGTTGGTGACGGTTGCTGCTGCCCTCCTGTTTGGTGCCCTGACAACCGGTTCGTATAGCATGCAACGGGAAGTGGGTATCTCTGACAAAGTAACGTTCATAATGCAAGCAACAATTCTGCTTTTCGTTATTGGTTATGGTTCTGTCCAACTTTTCCGTAAGCGTGCGACTGCACAGGAATAG
- a CDS encoding ABC transporter permease, with amino-acid sequence MFEEILSATIRGATPLLLAALGEVISQRAGVLNIGIEGMMLIGAFFGMVGSFYTAEFAMFAPWCGLFIAGFSGLIAAALFGLCAIRLRGDQVIIGTAMTLLALGLTEVIYQRLFGITGIAQGVPAFQQIDIPLLSQIPFLGPALFSHNILVFITFLLVPCVYFFLYHTQPGLRIRACGEHPRAIAAAGSNVHRLRMLCLLFAGAMAGMAGGYLSIADVPYFTPGMTVGRGFIALAIVIFGKWHPVKACGAALLFGLGSALDARFQALGWEIPYQLFLMLPYVLCLAVLAGFVGRAEAPLALGKPYGESEE; translated from the coding sequence ATGTTTGAAGAGATTCTTTCAGCTACAATTCGCGGGGCAACCCCGCTGCTACTCGCGGCGTTAGGCGAAGTCATTTCCCAACGCGCGGGTGTGCTTAACATCGGTATTGAGGGGATGATGCTCATCGGCGCGTTCTTTGGGATGGTTGGCTCATTCTACACGGCGGAATTCGCGATGTTCGCACCGTGGTGCGGATTGTTTATAGCAGGATTCAGTGGGCTTATCGCTGCAGCGTTGTTTGGACTGTGTGCGATAAGATTGCGTGGAGACCAAGTTATTATCGGCACAGCGATGACGCTTTTAGCGTTGGGTTTGACAGAGGTCATCTACCAGCGACTCTTTGGTATAACAGGCATCGCACAAGGAGTGCCAGCGTTTCAGCAGATAGACATCCCCTTGCTTTCACAAATTCCTTTTCTTGGACCTGCACTGTTTTCACACAATATCCTTGTTTTCATTACGTTTCTGCTGGTGCCGTGTGTCTATTTTTTCTTGTACCACACGCAACCCGGGCTTCGGATACGCGCCTGTGGTGAGCATCCAAGGGCAATTGCCGCTGCTGGCTCTAACGTCCACCGTTTGAGAATGCTCTGTTTGCTATTTGCGGGTGCTATGGCAGGCATGGCGGGCGGTTATCTCTCTATTGCCGATGTCCCATATTTTACGCCTGGGATGACGGTTGGACGTGGATTTATTGCTCTGGCGATCGTTATTTTTGGGAAATGGCATCCTGTGAAGGCATGCGGTGCTGCGCTGCTTTTTGGACTCGGTTCAGCATTGGATGCGCGGTTCCAAGCGTTAGGGTGGGAAATCCCGTACCAGCTGTTTTTGATGTTGCCCTATGTGCTCTGTTTAGCAGTGTTGGCGGGGTTTGTTGGACGTGCCGAAGCACCTCTTGCGCTGGGAAAACCCTACGGCGAGTCAGAAGAATAG
- a CDS encoding BamA/TamA family outer membrane protein, which yields MYRFCSNYTLTVWNWLILTLCCFLLQPVEANEPTEISRDTRKSGETTPSLSGEPKRKHIAKIEYTINGNPIEETTEHLNIRRSQTVVYAGDRLSRSAIQQSIKVLYTTEQYSQIRVYSQDTPDGIILTYDLTPFARIKEIVLFGIPENEFKNTIKNAMRSKPGGRYVPTIAKTDTNRIERVCQEYGYFDAEVTVADALTEDGTLTYQIIAGDASIIKILQIQGNTAISTNRLKEVCNFSRLSPIYNQSNVEADVASMLDLYHKSSYPTAMITPIFVHETGILQFHINEGKHVQLRFVPNIGELPLLLEDAFRKDITPLINTASPSMWEGRIKSYFKTEGYHDTTVAEEASDEFSVRLTINPGTRYVVKSIAFSGNRAFSDAKLLREMTTKPIAGFLRNLQANLSRILFRREQNRFFYQQELDTDVDRLEILYTRAGYPKASIKTTLDKKSADNLDIGEVMIHLIIAEERKEIIHRCDITGNEALDTTILLERLQIELPLPQPNASPARQTYGRAILKAYHEHGYIDAVVSGRYIPDSEVPVFRVAGNFSDSLDARRLPLEVRRRFKEHNLTLSGVDIATRIGNRWSIQDIEGNPRYTLKQEATHLEVFEHGVLRLTVDEEGEQVVFGKFYFEGDTDIVKRHVLEREVAHLEGTLWTAKKLSTALQNLYGLGIFHSVKDERFLQPTRSTEMPRPGKINDVSITVEKQNPRTYSLSSGYSFAEGFRGTLALTDSNFLFKRNIRGRVRGRLGWRDELGYLFDATLTEPWLIGRTRGSLQVLAKKLEVDDNVRALQGSFIFSRDLFKSHHLDLRYSYRDLDQPVPPMPGTPEAIRFPEAQNPFSTTVSSVQLSWTYGSRGRYLNPTDGMFNALTLEYAGGFLQGETGFIKATTDTQYYQKLVGPFSAAGGDSGLVLATALRLGITTGLHSSRRAELISFERFWAGGGTTVRGYAERSLGPKDSAGIHRGDVQFIFNTELRFPIYWWVRGALFFDVGNVWNSLEDINTTAQLPSSVGAGLYLDLGALTVGIDYAIPLVSVPGALDRYRAFHLRLGSPF from the coding sequence ATGTATAGGTTCTGCTCAAACTACACATTGACAGTATGGAACTGGCTTATCCTGACACTCTGCTGCTTTCTTCTACAACCTGTAGAAGCAAATGAACCGACAGAAATCTCACGCGATACAAGGAAGTCGGGTGAAACCACACCTTCACTAAGCGGAGAACCCAAACGCAAACACATCGCGAAGATAGAGTACACTATAAACGGAAACCCGATAGAGGAAACGACAGAGCACCTCAATATACGTAGAAGCCAAACGGTCGTGTATGCCGGTGACAGATTATCCAGAAGTGCTATTCAACAGAGTATCAAAGTACTCTATACGACAGAACAGTATTCCCAAATTCGGGTTTACTCGCAAGACACCCCCGATGGCATTATTTTAACCTATGACCTAACACCCTTTGCACGCATCAAAGAAATTGTGCTTTTTGGGATCCCCGAAAACGAATTTAAGAACACTATCAAAAATGCGATGAGATCAAAACCAGGTGGGAGGTATGTCCCGACAATCGCCAAAACTGATACCAATCGCATCGAAAGGGTATGTCAAGAGTATGGATATTTCGACGCTGAAGTTACGGTTGCCGATGCTCTCACCGAAGATGGAACCTTAACCTACCAGATCATCGCGGGAGATGCGTCAATTATTAAGATACTGCAAATTCAGGGTAACACTGCTATCTCAACAAACCGCCTTAAAGAGGTCTGTAACTTTAGCCGCCTCTCTCCGATTTACAATCAATCCAACGTGGAAGCCGATGTAGCATCCATGTTAGACCTCTACCACAAAAGCAGCTATCCGACTGCTATGATCACACCGATCTTCGTTCATGAAACCGGTATTTTGCAATTTCATATCAACGAAGGCAAGCACGTCCAGCTTAGGTTCGTCCCGAACATCGGTGAACTTCCGCTATTGCTCGAAGATGCATTCAGAAAGGATATAACACCTCTCATTAATACTGCTTCTCCTTCTATGTGGGAAGGAAGGATAAAATCCTATTTTAAAACCGAAGGTTACCATGACACTACTGTGGCTGAGGAGGCCTCGGATGAATTCAGTGTTCGACTCACTATCAATCCCGGGACGCGCTATGTCGTTAAGAGCATCGCTTTTTCGGGGAATCGGGCGTTTTCAGATGCAAAACTGCTGCGAGAGATGACCACAAAACCGATAGCGGGATTTTTACGAAACTTGCAAGCAAACCTTTCAAGAATATTATTTCGACGGGAACAGAACCGCTTTTTTTATCAACAAGAACTCGACACAGATGTAGATCGACTCGAAATTCTATACACAAGAGCTGGTTATCCGAAGGCATCCATCAAAACAACGCTTGATAAAAAGAGTGCTGACAATCTTGATATCGGTGAAGTCATGATACATCTTATAATAGCCGAGGAACGCAAAGAGATAATTCACCGATGCGACATCACTGGCAACGAAGCATTAGATACTACTATACTTCTGGAGCGTTTGCAAATTGAACTCCCCCTCCCGCAGCCAAATGCGTCACCCGCGCGGCAAACCTATGGAAGGGCAATCTTAAAAGCCTACCATGAACACGGATATATTGATGCGGTGGTGAGTGGTAGGTATATACCAGACTCGGAAGTCCCGGTCTTCCGCGTTGCAGGTAATTTCTCGGACTCCCTTGATGCGCGCAGACTTCCCCTCGAAGTCCGAAGAAGATTTAAAGAGCACAATCTTACGCTTTCTGGTGTTGACATAGCAACCCGTATTGGTAACCGCTGGAGCATCCAAGACATTGAGGGCAATCCTCGCTATACACTCAAACAGGAAGCGACGCACCTTGAGGTTTTTGAACACGGTGTCCTTCGCCTCACTGTTGATGAAGAGGGTGAACAGGTCGTGTTCGGCAAATTCTATTTTGAAGGAGACACGGACATTGTAAAGCGCCATGTGCTTGAACGCGAAGTAGCACATCTTGAAGGAACCCTTTGGACAGCAAAGAAGTTAAGCACTGCCTTGCAAAATCTCTACGGTTTAGGGATTTTTCACAGTGTCAAAGATGAACGTTTCTTGCAGCCTACCCGGAGCACAGAGATGCCTCGCCCAGGGAAAATCAATGATGTTTCAATAACGGTCGAAAAACAGAATCCGCGAACATACAGTTTAAGTAGTGGTTACAGTTTTGCAGAGGGTTTCCGTGGGACATTGGCACTAACAGATAGTAACTTTCTCTTTAAACGGAACATCCGAGGGCGCGTGCGCGGTAGACTCGGATGGCGAGATGAGCTAGGTTATCTCTTCGATGCGACACTCACCGAACCGTGGTTGATTGGACGGACGCGGGGGAGTCTACAAGTATTAGCCAAGAAATTAGAGGTCGACGACAACGTCCGAGCACTTCAAGGCAGTTTTATTTTCAGCAGAGACCTGTTCAAATCGCATCACCTTGATCTAAGATATAGCTACCGGGACTTGGACCAACCGGTTCCACCGATGCCAGGAACACCCGAAGCTATCCGTTTTCCTGAAGCACAGAACCCTTTCAGCACAACTGTGAGCAGCGTTCAACTTTCCTGGACCTATGGTAGCCGCGGACGTTATCTGAATCCTACGGATGGCATGTTCAACGCGCTCACGCTTGAATATGCGGGCGGCTTTTTGCAAGGCGAAACCGGTTTTATCAAAGCCACAACAGATACCCAATATTACCAAAAACTCGTTGGTCCCTTCTCAGCAGCGGGCGGGGATTCCGGACTTGTGTTGGCAACCGCACTCCGACTCGGTATCACCACCGGATTGCACTCAAGCCGTCGGGCGGAATTGATCTCTTTTGAGCGGTTTTGGGCAGGTGGAGGGACAACAGTTCGAGGGTATGCGGAACGCTCTCTCGGGCCCAAAGATAGCGCAGGTATCCATCGCGGCGATGTACAATTCATCTTTAACACAGAGTTACGCTTTCCCATCTATTGGTGGGTCCGGGGCGCGCTCTTTTTTGACGTTGGCAATGTTTGGAATTCATTGGAAGATATCAATACAACAGCGCAGTTGCCATCTTCTGTTGGTGCAGGGCTTTACTTGGATCTCGGTGCTCTCACCGTCGGAATAGACTACGCTATCCCGCTTGTGTCTGTTCCGGGTGCTTTAGATCGCTACAGAGCCTTTCATCTTCGCCTCGGCAGTCCTTTTTAG